One region of Candidatus Bathyarchaeota archaeon genomic DNA includes:
- a CDS encoding molybdenum cofactor guanylyltransferase — protein MANRAALVLAGGKARRFQSGADNWEDKAVALLEGKPLLVHVIQGVNSVVDEVLVCVNDPERGYRYRRILEAYGIPNAKIVVDSVEVPMKGPNLAIMSGLKATQADQCVTVPCDMPYLNPKVAAYLLDQATDAEVTVPMWPNGNLETLLMALQRVPTLEITQTLLTLKRPRADDIPRAASKTHLISPLKEIRNLDPQLQSFININSKKELKTLPTRSIQGPATQDIQLTPGTPASDDLKRLRYAAQMMEECNFGVAKELFGACAADFEGRGRFFWAGVAEEQRGEALSKMQIEGKNLKVEAAFFAASKIYRQEAKLYSDCGVSHLEGRALADKVWCDTWTQGKTGQIRRWTHKSEN, from the coding sequence ATGGCAAATCGGGCAGCATTGGTTTTAGCAGGTGGAAAAGCCCGCAGGTTCCAGTCGGGAGCAGACAACTGGGAAGATAAAGCAGTCGCATTGCTTGAAGGAAAACCGCTCTTAGTCCACGTTATCCAAGGCGTCAACTCAGTTGTAGATGAGGTTTTAGTATGCGTTAACGACCCCGAACGTGGATACCGCTACAGAAGAATCTTAGAGGCATACGGCATCCCCAACGCAAAAATTGTCGTTGACTCCGTCGAGGTACCAATGAAGGGTCCCAACCTCGCCATCATGTCAGGATTAAAAGCCACCCAAGCCGACCAGTGCGTAACCGTACCATGCGATATGCCCTACCTAAACCCGAAAGTCGCAGCGTACCTTTTAGACCAAGCAACCGACGCAGAAGTGACAGTTCCCATGTGGCCCAACGGCAACCTCGAAACCCTCCTTATGGCGCTACAAAGAGTGCCAACGCTGGAAATCACCCAAACCCTCCTAACACTGAAACGTCCCCGCGCCGATGATATCCCCCGCGCCGCCTCCAAAACTCACCTCATATCACCCCTAAAAGAAATCCGAAACCTTGACCCCCAACTTCAAAGCTTCATCAACATCAACTCAAAAAAAGAACTCAAAACACTCCCCACCCGCTCCATCCAAGGACCCGCCACCCAAGACATCCAACTAACCCCCGGTACACCCGCCTCCGACGACTTAAAGAGGCTCCGATACGCCGCCCAGATGATGGAAGAATGCAATTTTGGTGTGGCAAAAGAGTTGTTTGGTGCTTGCGCGGCAGATTTTGAAGGGCGTGGCAGGTTCTTTTGGGCGGGTGTAGCAGAAGAGCAACGCGGAGAGGCATTATCGAAAATGCAGATTGAGGGAAAAAACCTCAAGGTTGAAGCGGCGTTTTTTGCGGCATCTAAGATTTACCGACAGGAAGCCAAGCTCTACAGCGACTGTGGCGTTTCGCATTTAGAGGGGCGCGCGTTGGCGGATAAGGTCTGGTGTGACACTTGGACTCAGGGAAAAACAGGGCAGATTAGACGATGGACCCATAAAAGTGAAAACTAA
- a CDS encoding formylmethanofuran dehydrogenase subunit B — protein sequence MTEIQNVVCPICGCLCDDLEVTVENNEIVKMKNGCAVCEAKMVHGYKSEERILQPHIRKDGKLVPVTMDEAIHKAAQILTDAKYPLLFGWSSTVGEAQRIGVELAEELGSALDNCCSVCHGPSVMATQEIGIPAATLGQIRHRADLIIYWACNPWTSHPRHVERYTAFTDGRFEESEWTSYMQKLKAQSGQKKFDAISKRLGQYRAPPRAEKYTVNPPPQTLNKEGRKMIVVDVRKTMTAEAADYFLQIEPNRDYDVIEALRCIVNDIDLDVEKVGGIPVDYLKEVGDAMVNCQFGVIYFGLGMTQSLGRFRNIEIAIALARDLNRKTKFIISPMRGHFNVTGANTVFAWQTGYPYAIDFSQGYPQYNPGENTAMDLLRRGDNDATLVISADPGAHFPAVAMKNMLKHPLITINPDMNAISRLGDVVFPTQWCGIEYAGTAYRMDSVPITLKKVVEPPPGVLTDEQLLNRILAEVREIKVKRGETVEQAEVKIAHKETEEPYCPIPAKPKKAVRKKKEAA from the coding sequence ATGACCGAAATACAAAACGTTGTTTGTCCCATATGCGGTTGCCTCTGCGATGACTTAGAGGTAACTGTCGAAAACAATGAAATCGTAAAAATGAAGAATGGTTGCGCCGTTTGCGAAGCCAAGATGGTTCACGGCTACAAAAGCGAAGAACGCATTCTGCAGCCGCACATAAGAAAAGACGGCAAACTTGTACCCGTAACAATGGATGAAGCCATCCATAAAGCAGCCCAAATCTTAACCGACGCCAAATACCCCTTGCTCTTTGGCTGGAGCAGCACCGTCGGCGAGGCACAACGTATCGGCGTAGAATTAGCAGAAGAATTAGGCTCAGCCCTTGATAACTGTTGCAGCGTCTGCCATGGTCCTTCCGTTATGGCAACTCAGGAAATCGGTATACCTGCCGCTACACTGGGTCAAATTCGTCACCGCGCAGACCTAATTATCTACTGGGCATGCAACCCTTGGACCAGTCACCCTCGTCACGTTGAACGTTACACAGCCTTCACTGATGGTCGCTTTGAAGAAAGCGAATGGACCAGCTATATGCAGAAACTAAAGGCGCAATCAGGCCAGAAAAAATTTGACGCTATCTCAAAACGTCTAGGTCAATACCGCGCACCACCGCGTGCCGAGAAGTACACTGTAAATCCTCCGCCACAGACCCTCAACAAAGAAGGGCGCAAAATGATTGTGGTCGACGTAAGAAAAACCATGACCGCAGAGGCAGCAGATTACTTCTTGCAGATTGAACCCAACCGTGACTATGATGTGATTGAAGCGTTACGCTGTATTGTTAACGACATAGACTTAGATGTTGAAAAAGTCGGCGGCATCCCTGTTGATTACCTAAAAGAAGTCGGCGATGCCATGGTAAACTGCCAATTCGGAGTCATCTACTTTGGGCTCGGTATGACTCAAAGTTTAGGTCGCTTCCGAAACATCGAAATCGCCATCGCACTTGCACGTGACCTAAACAGAAAAACCAAATTCATAATTTCGCCCATGAGAGGACACTTCAACGTTACCGGCGCCAACACCGTTTTTGCTTGGCAGACAGGTTACCCCTATGCCATCGACTTCTCGCAAGGTTACCCGCAATATAACCCCGGCGAAAACACCGCTATGGACCTGCTAAGACGCGGCGACAACGACGCCACACTAGTAATCTCTGCAGACCCCGGCGCGCACTTCCCCGCAGTTGCCATGAAAAACATGCTAAAACACCCCCTCATCACCATCAACCCCGACATGAACGCCATATCAAGACTCGGCGACGTAGTATTCCCAACTCAATGGTGCGGCATAGAATATGCAGGCACCGCATACCGCATGGACTCCGTTCCAATCACCCTCAAAAAAGTAGTCGAACCACCCCCAGGAGTCTTAACCGACGAGCAACTCTTGAACCGAATACTTGCAGAAGTCCGCGAAATCAAAGTTAAACGCGGAGAAACCGTCGAACAGGCTGAAGTCAAAATCGCTCACAAAGAGACCGAAGAGCCTTATTGCCCTATTCCAGCTAAACCTAAAAAAGCAGTACGAAAAAAGAAGGAGGCCGCTTAA
- a CDS encoding formylmethanofuran dehydrogenase subunit A — protein sequence MTEILIKNGFVVDPLHRINCEKMDIAIKDGKIVEKVNEKKAQIIDATGKTVMAGGVDIHSHVAGAEVNMGRMIRPEDHYKDPVRKTAITRAGTGYSIPSTFVTGYRYSEMGYTSVFNGSIAPLKAKHAHEELNDIPLMDKATYVLTGDWWFVLENLAKGDIDECARLVAWLMHSSKGYAIKVVNPGGLEAWGFGHNVHSIDDQVPNFGITPREIMRGLIKVNKKLNMPHTIHLHTNNLGVPGNYQTTLDTMAALEDLCTDGKPVCHITHVQFGSFKGENWGKFKSGAEEIAKYMNAHNHMTLDMGQVTFSDTTTMTADGPFEFSLYELGGHNKWVNSDVETESSGGIIPFHYKKNSPVNALQWSIGLEIALLIKDPWKIFMTTDHPNGGPFYDYPKVLAWLYSKKAREATLKKCHKSARRKSLLPTIDRELSLYEIAIMTRAGTAKALGLPNKGNLGVGADADVAIFNINPETLDIAQKFRTARKAFANADYTIKDGVIVVKDGQIVNSQVPGRTIWVDSQTKDPCKIDDEMKRRFKEYWTIEYENYPVTDHYVKVSDRLSIKASV from the coding sequence ATGACTGAAATACTAATCAAAAACGGCTTTGTAGTAGACCCCCTACACAGAATTAACTGCGAAAAAATGGATATAGCCATAAAAGATGGCAAAATCGTTGAGAAAGTCAACGAAAAGAAAGCCCAAATCATCGACGCAACGGGCAAAACTGTTATGGCTGGAGGCGTAGACATTCACAGTCACGTTGCCGGCGCAGAAGTCAACATGGGTCGCATGATTCGCCCCGAAGACCACTACAAAGACCCCGTCCGCAAAACAGCCATCACCCGCGCAGGAACAGGCTACTCGATTCCATCCACTTTCGTTACAGGTTACCGTTACTCAGAGATGGGTTACACCTCAGTCTTCAACGGCTCCATCGCTCCCCTCAAAGCTAAACATGCTCATGAAGAATTAAACGACATACCCCTAATGGACAAGGCAACTTACGTGTTGACAGGCGACTGGTGGTTTGTCCTCGAAAACCTCGCCAAAGGCGACATAGACGAATGCGCCCGCCTCGTTGCATGGTTAATGCACTCTTCTAAAGGGTATGCTATCAAAGTTGTTAACCCAGGCGGCTTAGAAGCTTGGGGCTTTGGACACAACGTCCACAGTATCGATGACCAAGTTCCAAACTTCGGCATTACGCCACGCGAAATTATGCGTGGCTTAATCAAAGTTAACAAGAAACTCAACATGCCCCACACGATTCACCTACACACAAACAACCTGGGAGTCCCCGGTAACTACCAAACCACCCTTGACACCATGGCGGCGCTCGAAGACTTGTGTACTGACGGAAAACCAGTCTGCCACATCACCCACGTTCAATTCGGCAGCTTCAAAGGCGAAAACTGGGGGAAATTCAAATCTGGCGCAGAAGAAATCGCCAAATACATGAATGCCCACAACCACATGACTCTCGACATGGGCCAAGTCACGTTTAGCGACACAACAACCATGACCGCTGATGGTCCCTTCGAATTCTCACTCTATGAACTCGGCGGCCACAACAAATGGGTCAACAGCGATGTTGAAACCGAAAGCAGCGGCGGCATCATACCTTTCCACTACAAGAAAAACAGCCCCGTTAACGCCCTACAGTGGTCTATCGGCTTAGAAATCGCTTTGCTCATCAAGGACCCCTGGAAAATCTTCATGACCACAGACCACCCCAACGGCGGACCCTTCTACGATTACCCCAAAGTGCTGGCTTGGCTCTACAGCAAGAAAGCACGTGAAGCAACCCTCAAGAAGTGCCACAAGAGCGCCCGCAGAAAGAGTCTACTCCCAACAATCGACCGCGAACTTTCGCTCTACGAAATCGCGATTATGACCCGTGCGGGAACCGCCAAAGCCTTAGGACTGCCCAACAAGGGGAACCTCGGCGTAGGCGCAGACGCAGACGTCGCCATCTTTAACATTAATCCCGAAACCTTAGACATCGCCCAGAAATTCCGAACTGCACGCAAAGCCTTCGCAAACGCGGACTACACAATCAAAGACGGCGTAATTGTAGTTAAGGATGGTCAAATCGTTAACAGCCAAGTTCCAGGACGAACCATCTGGGTTGACAGCCAAACCAAAGACCCCTGCAAAATCGACGACGAGATGAAACGCAGATTCAAAGAATACTGGACTATCGAATACGAAAACTACCCCGTTACAGATCACTATGTTAAGGTTTCAGATAGACTAAGCATAAAGGCAAGTGTATAA
- a CDS encoding metallophosphoesterase translates to MVYSKKHNLRLISILLVSLVAFGGVALSGVVNAQTTPSPTTFSVIWISDTQYLSEVYPAYYDNLCQWIVNNVDTYNIKMVVHTGDLVNVPTSNTQWTNANHSMSLLLDNNSPYCWDAGNHDYESNYWIGNQYSAFDPDVMATKPYWVSTCFDGLSTAVHFNVAGWECLIINLAFNANETTLAWANNLLDTYHGAHAIVATHAYLDQYGGYNAWAVNLKKTVLDPHSNVFLTLSGHFHPETGFRTQVGERYELCFNQQDADAEKGAAAARILTFNLREKTLTVQTYNVYTDQFNTDTNNQFTLDIASAVPSGLFVLPEYQFVGVSAVAACFAAAGVFVVGKRRLG, encoded by the coding sequence ATGGTTTACTCAAAAAAACACAATTTACGTCTAATTTCAATTTTGTTAGTGTCTTTGGTGGCGTTTGGCGGCGTTGCCCTATCAGGGGTTGTTAATGCGCAGACCACACCATCACCCACTACCTTTTCGGTTATTTGGATAAGCGACACCCAATACCTTTCTGAAGTGTACCCCGCATACTATGACAACCTCTGCCAATGGATAGTAAACAACGTCGACACCTACAACATCAAAATGGTAGTGCACACAGGAGACCTCGTCAACGTCCCCACCTCCAACACGCAATGGACCAACGCTAACCACTCCATGAGCCTACTCTTAGACAACAACAGCCCCTACTGCTGGGATGCAGGCAACCATGACTATGAATCCAATTATTGGATTGGCAACCAATACAGTGCCTTTGACCCCGACGTGATGGCTACAAAACCGTATTGGGTGAGCACCTGTTTTGACGGGTTAAGCACGGCAGTCCACTTCAACGTGGCAGGATGGGAATGCCTCATCATAAACCTCGCTTTCAACGCAAACGAGACTACGCTGGCTTGGGCAAACAACCTCTTAGACACATACCATGGAGCTCATGCGATTGTGGCGACCCACGCTTATCTGGATCAATACGGAGGCTATAATGCTTGGGCGGTGAACCTCAAAAAAACAGTTTTAGACCCGCACAGCAACGTGTTCTTGACGCTAAGTGGACACTTCCACCCTGAGACAGGTTTTCGTACGCAGGTGGGTGAGCGGTATGAATTGTGCTTTAACCAGCAAGACGCCGACGCTGAAAAAGGCGCAGCCGCCGCCCGAATCTTAACTTTCAACCTTCGAGAAAAAACCTTAACCGTTCAGACCTATAACGTCTACACAGACCAATTTAACACTGATACAAACAATCAATTCACTTTAGACATCGCAAGCGCAGTGCCCTCGGGGCTGTTTGTGCTTCCAGAGTACCAGTTTGTGGGGGTTTCGGCTGTGGCGGCGTGTTTTGCTGCGGCAGGGGTTTTTGTTGTTGGGAAGCGGCGTTTGGGCTAA
- a CDS encoding molybdopterin-dependent oxidoreductase, whose protein sequence is MTSKKSTSTANKKIAIIAAVIVLVVSLAIVQAQLNLLQNSNNPNTNVPSPTPGAISSASPTATATPTASPKPTPKTDPTQSPTQTSAPAPTATPTPTPSASPIPDWNVSITGNVNSPQTLSLSQIEALPATTINATLRSSGHPEDNGDYQFTGVTLWSLLQQAEIKAGASMVTVRASDGFSALFLVSEVEGNSQVLLAYLKDGQPIQVEAQGGDGPVRLVAGSDVYANRWVKFAVGIEVT, encoded by the coding sequence ATGACATCCAAAAAGTCAACCTCAACCGCTAACAAAAAAATCGCCATAATAGCAGCAGTTATTGTTCTTGTGGTATCTTTGGCGATTGTGCAAGCCCAACTAAACCTTTTACAAAACTCCAACAACCCAAACACAAACGTGCCAAGCCCAACACCCGGCGCTATTTCATCAGCATCCCCCACGGCAACAGCAACACCAACTGCTTCACCTAAACCGACCCCAAAGACAGACCCAACACAAAGCCCCACCCAAACGTCGGCACCCGCACCAACAGCCACCCCAACACCTACGCCAAGCGCTTCACCCATACCCGACTGGAACGTTTCCATAACAGGCAACGTCAACAGCCCCCAAACACTCAGCCTAAGCCAAATCGAAGCTCTACCCGCCACAACCATTAATGCTACTCTAAGGTCCAGCGGGCACCCCGAAGACAACGGCGACTACCAATTCACAGGCGTAACCCTTTGGAGCCTACTGCAACAGGCGGAAATCAAGGCGGGTGCATCTATGGTTACGGTCAGGGCTTCGGATGGTTTTAGTGCTTTGTTTTTGGTTTCAGAAGTTGAGGGTAATTCTCAGGTTCTGCTGGCTTATCTCAAAGATGGGCAACCGATACAGGTTGAGGCGCAAGGTGGAGACGGCCCAGTTCGGCTGGTTGCGGGTTCTGATGTGTATGCGAACCGATGGGTCAAGTTCGCAGTAGGCATCGAAGTCACATAA
- a CDS encoding ECF transporter S component, whose amino-acid sequence MQPQIQPPKSYLKIATTDLVLTALFASMGIASKELLRPLIGTITGPLDIPTGAVAGGFYMMWLVMAYGLIQKKGAATLTALIQACMSLVMPYGNFGLLSFVIYLGPGLAIDAFLLITRHKACCLACCIIASALANAVGTFLVGSLVLVLPPVVLAFLMVVAAISGGIGGYLANLLLVRVKKIGLTKKPPNPKVPL is encoded by the coding sequence ATGCAACCCCAAATCCAACCACCAAAATCATACCTAAAAATCGCAACCACAGACCTAGTCCTAACCGCCCTCTTCGCCAGCATGGGCATAGCCTCCAAAGAACTCCTCCGCCCCCTCATAGGCACAATAACCGGACCCCTAGACATCCCCACAGGAGCCGTCGCAGGAGGCTTCTACATGATGTGGCTAGTCATGGCCTACGGCTTAATCCAAAAAAAAGGCGCCGCCACCCTAACCGCCCTCATCCAAGCCTGCATGAGCCTAGTCATGCCTTACGGAAACTTCGGCCTGCTCTCCTTTGTCATCTACCTTGGGCCCGGCCTAGCCATAGACGCCTTCCTTTTAATCACCCGTCACAAAGCCTGCTGCCTTGCCTGCTGCATCATAGCCTCCGCCCTCGCCAACGCAGTAGGCACTTTTCTTGTCGGTTCTTTGGTGCTTGTTTTGCCCCCTGTGGTTTTGGCTTTTTTGATGGTGGTGGCGGCTATTAGCGGCGGTATAGGCGGCTATTTAGCCAACCTGCTTCTTGTTCGGGTCAAAAAGATTGGTTTAACCAAAAAACCACCAAACCCAAAGGTGCCCCTATGA
- a CDS encoding formylmethanofuran dehydrogenase subunit C, whose translation MITLTPLRSFDVPIQAPCITPESFAGKSVAEIAKMPLTEGNRNLTLGDLFKIEESPEATPNITLNGDFSKVKRVGQCMTSGEIVVNGNIGMHTGEKMAGGKITVNGNAGGWTGSEMKKGTIEVHGDAGDYTASPYRGNDLGMKGGLITVDGNVGTDVGCYLKGGIIKVKGSAGRFLGYHMSDGAIYIEKEADVRAGACMTGGKIVIAGKMEILPSFTIDSVKPKVKVDAETNVAGPFYVFLGDLSEHGTGKVFVSKASNPHMKFYEKYL comes from the coding sequence ATGATAACCCTAACCCCTCTTCGATCATTCGATGTTCCCATCCAAGCCCCCTGCATTACACCCGAAAGCTTTGCAGGAAAAAGCGTAGCAGAAATCGCCAAGATGCCCCTCACCGAAGGAAACCGCAACCTCACCTTAGGTGACCTCTTCAAAATCGAAGAAAGCCCCGAGGCAACCCCCAACATCACCCTAAACGGCGACTTTAGCAAAGTAAAACGCGTTGGACAATGCATGACAAGCGGCGAAATCGTCGTTAACGGCAACATTGGCATGCACACTGGCGAAAAGATGGCTGGCGGCAAAATCACCGTCAACGGAAACGCAGGCGGCTGGACCGGCAGCGAAATGAAGAAAGGCACTATCGAAGTCCACGGCGACGCTGGCGACTACACCGCTTCACCTTATCGAGGCAACGACTTAGGCATGAAAGGCGGATTAATCACCGTAGATGGCAATGTTGGCACAGACGTCGGTTGCTACCTCAAAGGTGGTATAATCAAAGTCAAAGGCTCCGCAGGCAGATTCCTAGGCTATCACATGAGCGACGGCGCGATCTATATTGAGAAAGAGGCTGATGTCCGTGCAGGCGCATGTATGACTGGCGGCAAAATCGTTATCGCTGGAAAAATGGAAATCTTGCCCTCCTTCACAATCGACAGCGTGAAACCCAAAGTCAAAGTTGATGCTGAAACCAACGTTGCAGGGCCTTTCTATGTGTTTCTCGGCGACCTCTCTGAGCATGGGACGGGCAAAGTTTTCGTCTCCAAAGCCAGTAACCCACACATGAAATTTTACGAGAAATACCTCTAG
- a CDS encoding molybdopterin-dependent oxidoreductase, which translates to MTQQTKTKTLTLTLLIILAATALTATTTALPSTATLTLKSGTNTTVLTAADILAMPAYTGIGAVRSGGSISPSTIGSYTGVPLLYLCNLIGGIQPTSYIKITASDGYSTMLSYDQVHDNNFVQYDINTNTVITDQDPLIIVAYAKDGAELTHDLGAPFRDVVVSEDGMATYGNVMVKYISSIEVINPPTTPLSCQTTDSSGAAQSTFNAGENVYLKLTGLSASTSYPVYVVDDVATWTVRVALPTPVSGSANSVTTDSSGNLAPTSIYPNAAPGKYDIILDVNSDGIYDEGDLLINNVVTTAGVFVLPEYSLGAFAAITACFAALIAYAALKAKTANPLLNSNRRF; encoded by the coding sequence ATGACCCAACAAACCAAAACCAAAACACTCACCCTAACCCTCCTAATAATCCTCGCTGCAACAGCCCTAACCGCAACCACAACCGCCCTACCATCCACCGCTACCCTCACCCTCAAATCAGGCACCAACACAACAGTCCTAACCGCAGCAGACATACTCGCCATGCCCGCCTACACCGGCATCGGCGCAGTCCGAAGCGGCGGCTCCATCAGCCCCAGCACAATCGGCAGCTACACCGGCGTACCCCTCCTCTACCTCTGCAACCTAATCGGAGGCATCCAACCCACCAGCTACATCAAAATCACCGCCAGCGACGGCTACTCAACCATGCTAAGCTACGACCAAGTCCACGATAACAACTTCGTCCAATACGACATAAACACCAACACCGTCATAACAGACCAAGACCCCCTCATCATCGTTGCCTACGCAAAAGACGGAGCAGAATTAACCCATGACCTAGGTGCACCATTCAGAGATGTAGTAGTCAGCGAAGACGGCATGGCAACTTATGGCAACGTCATGGTCAAATACATCAGCAGCATCGAAGTCATCAATCCCCCAACAACCCCCCTGAGTTGCCAGACTACTGACAGCAGCGGCGCAGCCCAAAGCACCTTTAACGCGGGAGAAAACGTCTACCTCAAACTCACCGGTCTCTCGGCATCCACAAGCTACCCCGTATATGTTGTTGACGACGTCGCAACTTGGACCGTTCGCGTGGCGCTCCCTACCCCTGTTTCTGGATCTGCCAACAGCGTCACCACGGACAGTTCAGGAAATCTTGCCCCAACCAGCATCTACCCCAACGCTGCCCCAGGCAAATACGACATAATCTTAGACGTCAACAGCGACGGCATATACGACGAAGGCGACCTCTTGATTAACAACGTCGTAACCACCGCAGGCGTATTTGTCCTACCTGAATACAGCCTCGGAGCCTTCGCAGCCATCACCGCATGCTTCGCCGCCCTAATCGCCTACGCAGCCCTAAAAGCAAAAACCGCCAACCCCCTGCTCAACTCGAACAGACGGTTCTAA
- the fdhD gene encoding formate dehydrogenase accessory sulfurtransferase FdhD, with protein sequence MRRVDMVRLDLSSGTSEHTTDCVAEEVPLQISLNGDYTFVIWCSPMQFKELAVGYLLAEEILYSVDEIESVTSDTHAHKCHLTLKHNVDLEERMKQRRRSTRIIPLIKASTSAYQHDEKIRVVNSDLQIKAQTLLDALAQMNASAKGFKETGGLHDSAIFTVDGKMVAFSEDVGRHNTVDKVIGEASLNHEDFSRCFMIITGRVPGDMIYKAAKVGLPLVASVAAVLNSGIASAQKSNITLVGFMRGRRMNIYTCSQRITL encoded by the coding sequence ATGCGTCGAGTTGACATGGTGAGGCTTGACTTATCCAGCGGCACATCAGAACATACCACCGATTGCGTAGCCGAAGAAGTGCCCCTGCAAATCAGCCTAAACGGCGACTACACCTTTGTGATATGGTGTTCGCCTATGCAGTTTAAGGAGTTAGCCGTAGGGTACCTGCTTGCCGAAGAAATTCTGTACTCCGTGGACGAAATCGAATCCGTAACCTCCGATACCCATGCCCACAAATGCCACCTCACCCTCAAACACAACGTGGACTTGGAGGAACGCATGAAACAACGCCGACGCAGCACGCGCATCATCCCCCTCATCAAAGCCTCCACCTCCGCTTATCAGCACGACGAAAAAATCCGTGTCGTCAACTCCGACCTACAAATTAAAGCCCAAACTCTTCTTGATGCGTTGGCTCAAATGAACGCCTCCGCCAAGGGATTTAAGGAAACGGGTGGTCTTCACGATTCTGCCATATTCACAGTGGATGGCAAAATGGTTGCTTTCAGCGAGGACGTGGGACGACACAACACTGTGGATAAGGTAATTGGCGAGGCGTCGCTAAACCATGAGGACTTCAGCCGCTGCTTCATGATTATCACCGGACGAGTGCCGGGCGACATGATTTACAAAGCCGCTAAGGTTGGGTTGCCCCTTGTTGCCTCGGTGGCGGCGGTTTTAAACTCGGGGATTGCATCCGCCCAGAAATCCAACATCACACTGGTAGGGTTTATGCGGGGCAGACGCATGAACATCTACACCTGCTCCCAACGCATAACTCTTTAG
- the mobB gene encoding molybdopterin-guanine dinucleotide biosynthesis protein B, whose translation MVLVVAAVGVSGSGKTTTLEYLVSKLSEEGYQVGAIKHVHHKGFTIDTSGTNTWRYAKAGSKIIVAISPEEVDIIKKTNLELESLDQVIALLENEKLDIIFIEGFHKLIAKRSDVPKIVTAKDQEGLKQTLEGTSPPILAATGLFSRDTEQTSINGVEIIKIPEEGAHLISLIKEELKARQSGV comes from the coding sequence ATGGTTCTGGTCGTTGCGGCAGTAGGCGTAAGCGGGTCAGGAAAAACAACCACCTTAGAATACTTAGTAAGTAAACTCTCCGAGGAAGGTTACCAAGTGGGCGCCATCAAACATGTCCACCATAAAGGCTTCACCATAGACACCTCGGGCACCAACACCTGGCGCTATGCAAAAGCAGGCTCCAAAATCATCGTAGCTATCTCCCCCGAGGAAGTTGACATCATAAAAAAGACAAATCTGGAGCTTGAAAGCCTCGACCAAGTCATCGCCCTACTCGAAAACGAGAAACTCGACATCATCTTCATAGAGGGCTTTCATAAACTCATAGCCAAACGGTCCGATGTCCCCAAAATCGTAACCGCCAAAGACCAAGAGGGACTAAAGCAGACATTAGAGGGCACGTCCCCGCCGATTCTTGCGGCAACAGGCTTATTCTCCCGCGACACAGAACAAACAAGCATCAACGGGGTAGAAATAATTAAAATTCCTGAAGAAGGCGCACACCTCATCAGCTTAATCAAAGAAGAGCTAAAAGCTCGACAATCGGGGGTTTAG
- a CDS encoding molybdopterin dinucleotide-binding protein: MVEQKLRVTLITGRTIEQGVGKELGKGSDEYFESCAVCFMDKSDMMKLGARDGSIVRVTSKYGSVILRAQKYQWGVMPGMAFIPCGSWANAICGDETYSMGMPLFKGFPIEIELAPNEQVLPLEELLMKQFGRNSE, from the coding sequence ATGGTTGAGCAAAAGCTACGTGTAACTCTAATTACCGGTAGGACAATCGAACAGGGTGTGGGGAAAGAGCTCGGTAAAGGCTCCGATGAATATTTTGAAAGTTGCGCAGTTTGCTTCATGGACAAATCAGACATGATGAAGCTCGGGGCAAGAGACGGCTCAATCGTCCGTGTAACCTCAAAGTATGGCTCTGTAATACTAAGAGCGCAGAAGTATCAGTGGGGTGTAATGCCTGGAATGGCTTTTATTCCATGCGGATCATGGGCAAACGCCATCTGCGGCGATGAAACTTACAGCATGGGTATGCCCCTATTCAAGGGCTTCCCAATTGAAATAGAATTAGCTCCAAACGAGCAAGTGTTACCCTTAGAGGAACTCTTAATGAAACAGTTTGGGAGGAACAGTGAATGA